In Episyrphus balteatus chromosome 4, idEpiBalt1.1, whole genome shotgun sequence, the sequence ACTACAGCCGCTTGTTGTTAGTGGTTTTGTTATAAAACTCAATTCTCCGGTGGCAATTGCTGCTTGTGCCTTCGCAACTATCCACGACATAATTGCCAGACCTGTTGTTCCTCCAATTATAGCaccctaagaaaaaaaaaatcactcaagAATCTTCAGTTTGCATGCacacaaaatatttcaaaactcaCCCTTCCTTCAACCCATGGAATCAAAACTGCCATCGTGAATATACCCAGTAGAGGACCATTGGAAACTGCTGCCAAACTCATTGACAATTGAAGTACTGTTCCAAGTTTCTCTACCACAAAAACAAGAGCAACGCATAGGGCACCAAAAACGACAACAACACCACGCATAATGAAAGCTGTTTGACGTTCCGTTAGTGGTTTTTTACAAAAGGACTTGAAAAAGTCCTCAAGGACAACGGCAGACATTGAATTTAGCCCGGTAGACAGGGAACTCAGTGCCGCACTGAATACTCCTGCCACAAATAGTCCAGGAAGTCCAGGAAAATCTCCAAGTGTTTCCATCACCAATAAGGGCAGAAGTTGGTCTTTTCGGGTTGCTAGCTGAGTTGTGGTATGGGGGTAATTCacataaaataaggaatgttaaaaaaagattaaagGGATGTTCTTGCTTTATTTAGGAAAAGAAGGGTTTACCTTTGTTGTCAAGGGGTCACAATCACTGTACGTCGCATAGATGAGCAGTCCACTATAGCAACAAATAGCCAGCAGGAGGAACACACCCAATACGAAGACCCATAATGCTTGACGAGCTGTTCGTAGAGTTGGCAGGGATAAGTACCTTTGAATCATGTTTTGATTTACCGCATTTGACTTCAGCCAGTGTGGGAACCCTCCAAGTAGAAGTGAGTACACTGTGTGGCGTTCTCGAAGGTCAAACCTCCAGCTACAAAGAAGGCAGTTTAGGTCATATATGAATAGCGTTAAAATTTGGTTTAGAACTTCTACCACCATTAAAATTTGGCGTTTTGTTTGAAATGGGATCAAATATAGCCATTTgctgtgtgaattgcgttataaaggatttttttaaccaatttttctgcgaagatttaaaaaaaattctcttatggtttaaaataatttcctcACCAAAGTATAATCTTCTTTTTCCAGGTAAAATAATTTCTcttacaaaaaccaaaaagtctctaaaaattaagtgataaaatttgagtttttgatACAAcagttaagaaaaattttcaaacgaaaattcCCCTTTTGGAAAACTGGTTTCTCAGTATGGTAACACTGATTTTTTACAGCTGATATGTcatcattttcaaaagaaaaaaaaaaggaataactgcgtatttcaattttgaatacgatcaatttgaagatttttttatcagGGTACTTCATACTTAAAATCTTAacccattttaaagaaaatatatgttgagtttagaaacaaattttctctgtaaaccaacaaacaaaaaacttttatttattcttagcaatcgtttgttgttgtttcccgtgcaaaattttactgagcttaGTATTGCGTTAcgaataaaacacggctaatatAAGCAAAATgtttacactgagggaaaaaaccaacttaaaatcaacgaaaacctcGTCGATTCctctatttttcggaatgattttgcgttgaagacgaaaattttaaaatcaaactaaagtagtttaaagtggtttgccgattgccgttataaaacatctgcAACGAGAAGAGCACAAGAATAAGAGAATGATTATCGAAACATTACTGAAAATACAATGAACCGACGAACTGATATGGAGGATGTCAGCCCACAATACAAGCACCTGTTAGAGGGGAAGGGAACTAAAAACTATGTATGATcagttgtatttgttttaatttttatattttctataaaaataaattttactttgttAAGTGGAGACCGGTTATATGCAGCTCATTTAATagcttttgattttgttttgtttatatttagtCAGTATAAATGTAACAAGTGTAAGTTTACTATTGTTTTTGATGTTTGTAACAAATTTGTAACCAATTTATTATTGTTAATAAAGATTCCCTTGCCATCACTTGATGATGTTCATAGACATGTACGAAACGTCGCGACAAAAATATGTTTGTTCTGATTGACAAAAGGTCATCACCATCAACCaacgttataaaacatctttaaatcaaagttgaataaatcaaagttgtttcaactgtgaaaaaaagcatcaatattattaaaaaaaaaaagcaaaaattagcAGCCACTGAGGATCGAACCTAGAAATCTTGGGTCACTAGggactaggcgaatgctttaccaacgtgctgtCCCACTTTTGGAAGTAAGGGTGATaatatgcaacaaaagctgaagtccgacagaaataaaaaaaaattcttatttctttcaattttaatttaaagatgtttcatgttagttttttcaacattaaataaacgttgaacatattaaattttacgttgcgttttagTCTTTAGTCTTCAGTGTACATTATATTTGACATGTGTACATATCTCCATCTCTCAACTATTAATAGctctgttcctttgggaggtggtaaagtactactagtagttgtagtttactagcgattttcaatggaacgcactttcaacgagtTCTATACAAATTGTATCTACTCGGGAaaaagagcatgagtagattaACCAAcacatctactagtagtaaactaccacctccaatggaacagggctaaaatGAGTTGATGTTCattgaggtttttctgttctaaactgttctagtttgCAGTTCATTGACGCTGTCTAGAACAGTTTAGAAAAAgattttctgttcttggttTTGAGTAAGAAAAGTTTAGAAcagattataaaaaattaaaaaaaaaaaaattaaattatcccacgcctctttccccccaggtaccgcacgcgctggggtccatttacaCCAAGTATGATGGCACTTGCGGTGACTAGTCATATCGgcatttaaattaaatgtaaaaagtAAATATCTTTATAGGAGAATGTGAAAGCATTCCactatatagaaaaaaataaaaattaagtaggtaggtattaaataaagaaaaatatttaaaaaattaaagaaagtgtagaaaaaaaaacaaaaattaaatgaaaaagcaTGCTTAAGCACTTGttaaatcagtaaaaaaaaagtccagtTTCAGTTTCTCTTTTACTATTTACTAATATTAAGGTCCAAGAGAGCTATAAAATACCATATAGGaggtttttttgtgtgatcttgctgttagtacaataaaaaatattacaatttttattaacattccTTAACATTCTCGTAATAGGTTCATTTTTGCCATAATCAGTTCTATGAAGAGCTTGATGAAATTGCGGGGTCGTTCTGAGAGAGTAGGAACTTActttaaaactaatttgctcAAGGAGGGTGGAGTTTTCAATTACATTagacaaaatttggtgtatgaaAATAACATCGGCAACTTCGCGACGTTTTTCTAGAGATTGTAAATTAATGAGTCGCAACCGTTCTTGATATGGGGGCAGGTTGAAATTGTCAACAAACGGGAGACCTCTTAAGCAAATCGAAGGAATCTGCGCTGTATTAATTCAATTCTTTTTATGTATGGACTTGGTAATACGGAGACCAGACTTGGCTAGCATACATATTCAAGTAAGGGCCTAACAAAAGTGGTATAAAGTGATTTCGTAACGTAAGGGTCAGAAAACTCTTTATACCAGCACTTGACGAAACCTAAAGCAGAATTAGCCCTGGATACTATATTGTCAAGTTAAAAATTCAAGTGCTTCAAAGAAGTACGAAATTAAAAGAACAACGATTTTGTCtcgaatcaaaaaaacgaaaacaaaatataatcttttaatcattcagtaaataaattttataacactcAATATAAGAATATATTTCTGCATAAATACTTAATTCGTTTCGTTTCTTCAGtgctaaaaatttttcaaatcaaaggtCACGAAGTAAGGAATAATTGAATATATTTCTGCATTATTGAGCTTTTCTCTTGATGGGGAGGATTTGacaatttccctttttttgttttttgtgttataatttttcaaaaccaagttgtaaCTTTAAGAATTTCCTTCAAAAGTAAGGCAAAAAGATATAAAgttaaaatacaaacaaaaagatataaatatttcattttgctAAATAACTAAAATTCATTAACTGTTTGGGTATCGAAACCTCCCCTCCTACcctacccaactaacaatttctcttttgaattttgaaaccCAAGTGCTATGGCTATCTAAAAACTTTATATAGCACCTAAAGTGCAAAATTAGAGCTCATTTAATTCTGCTTAAGAAATTCTCCGGAGTTCTTTACAGAATCTAAACATAAtataatgaagttttttttttccctatTGGAATCCGGGCAGAAGTCTTAAAAAGCTTCTAACCCAACTTACGTTTTGACCTCTATAAAGTTGATCCTACTAATGCTTACAATTGTACATAGTTTCTGAAAGGCCTTATAAGAATGATCAATATTGTCGGCTCTTGATACggaaaaattgacttattttggaaaaaaattattaaccctctgtaggcacacctcttttttgtgacgtgataggcacacgggtgcgaatttggttcatactttttcatgtcgctacaacttttttcggtctaaATATTTTATAGTGAATCTactatgaaattgatgtagaatcttccgaggaattcgaatattattttcacaattccgaaaaaaatattttcaccctaataaagatacttttttgtgaccactttttttgaaaaatcgtaaatttttatttttgtcctgccaaattcgcacccgtgtgccgacagagagttaaaaatcaacggttacctacttacaataacgtgctatacctttttgtaaggccaaaaccctagtcttttacaaaaaaattaaacatagcTATTTCAtggcatagtttttgaaaaattaatttttaaaatcaaaattttgaaaaaaaaattcagactaatttttttcaaaatttcatgtaataaagtattaatttagttttttaaattcgatgatcttatttatttttaaacaaaaactgaaaaacggattcaaaaatatcttgtcaattttgagaaattaacagaaaaacaaaactacttttttctaaaaaaacctctttattttctgtttttacgtggctggacttgttaattgttgataaattaatttacgaAACATTAAGcattcgtcaattattttttaaacattcagacttaaataaggatacaataaagtgatattttattggattaaccctgaattgatcaacttttttcattgatagcaactgaaaacttacctgagagtttttcttactatgtctgggatgctcgccgcccatggattctagctgtTTTCATGTCATTGACATACATTAAGAAGCTGAGTGAACATTTGAAccattaaaaaattcttttctacatGATCTCCCATGGGGCCCTGGCATCCATCGGgagccccggggcaccgccccgcttgacCCAATGGTATGTACGCCCCTGATCTATGAAATCTATAAAAGctctaagaaatattttcgtACAGAAACTTGAAATGCCAATAGACAGTTGGCCAATAACGGTGGAGATAATACATGATCATATAAAGTCTTAAAACTAAAATCTTACTTCGGAGATTCTATGCGCCCGCTAGTCCAAGCTCTTTCCAAAACCGTTCTCGGGCCTCCAATGTCAATTGTACCTTTAACAATTATCAGAATCATTGCCCCAAACATTAGAATGGCCTGCACGACATCGGTCCAAACAACTGCTTGTAACCCAcccttaaaaaattgttattttttttttattaataggtacctacatatttaaaatagaaatattacCACACATGTGTAGAAAATGCATACTAGACCAACGAGGGGCGTCACCCAGTGAATGTTAATTCCTGTTGCTTGATTGAAAGCCAACGCCGGCACGTAGATTACTATTGGAAGCCACATCAACTACGATAAAAAGAACTAAGAATCTATAAATTCAACTCACAGAGAACTGTGTCATTTTTCAATTGTTTCTTACCGATCCAACCGTAAAGAGAACAGAACCGAAAAGCCTCACTCTCTGGTCAAAACGAGTCTCAAGATACTTGAGAGAAACAAGTCCAATAATAGGTATAAGTTTtatatgtaatttaaaaatataataaaaatccaTACCTGATACGTTGAAATAAGTTTCAAGTCATGAAAAACAGGAAGAAAAACATAGTACATTGCAACCCCCATTAGGAGAAGAGCTCCGACCACATAAATGTATTGAATTCCATACAAGTAAATTTCCGTCGGTGTTCCCAGCAAGGTAATTCCCGAAATAAAGCTGtcgattaaaaattaaaatgttaataaattgtACGTTGAAAAATGGAATGTTATTTTGTGCAGCTGAGAttctaacaaagttttttttatttgaatatcaatgggtgatatgcataaaaaggTAGTAGGtacttacttaaaataataggtgaaagtaaatactaaaaattttagtgaaaggtaaaatttataataggtaggtaggtacttacttCATttcgaatgcaaaaaaaaaatgggagcgtttttcgaaaatcccgaaaaaaaagtttcaaaatcccgtctactaaaatacagattttttaaatcccgcattttaaaatcccgtcaaattccgtcaaatcccgaaaatcccgtttttcacaaaatacatgcttaatccataaataaagaaatcataagaaatagacaaaaaattattaaaactaaaGCACACAGAATATGTACCTacaacacattatgaaaacggtatttcttttataaaaaaaaaacataaaaatgattaaaaccttaaattgagttcacaggtaaaagaaattttatttaattaaatatcaaaactgttgaaatgcatccaaatataagttgaaatataattaaatgaaatttattttgattgtgtAGTGTGTAggtacttaatttaaggtgttgtaatcattttaagttattataaatctatgaaattatcacgatttgattgttcttctgaaactttaaagtaaactagccgaccccgcactcaaaattcgagtgccaattgtaacttttatttatgctcaaataagcacactatataaatcactttattaactactaagaatatgcaacacttaattttattcgaaattcgagaatgtcttcgaaggttctcgtctttgcttttagaagtttccacttccagaagggagagggcgtggttcagcacatttgtttttgtttttttcctcaactttaatttattgtttttatctacttcggtaaaaaaaaataaacaaagtatacattctgcacatctagataaaatttcctatcgttcggtatata encodes:
- the LOC129919916 gene encoding sodium-coupled monocarboxylate transporter 1, with amino-acid sequence MTNVHDVKVRLQKFGWPDYMVFVIMLLSCVFIGVYFALKMRHERKKRKNDSNKDAEDSYLVGGRNMKTFPIAMSLISSFISGITLLGTPTEIYLYGIQYIYVVGALLLMGVAMYYVFLPVFHDLKLISTYQYLETRFDQRVRLFGSVLFTVGSLMWLPIVIYVPALAFNQATGINIHWVTPLVGLVCIFYTCVGGLQAVVWTDVVQAILMFGAMILIIVKGTIDIGGPRTVLERAWTSGRIESPNWRFDLRERHTVYSLLLGGFPHWLKSNAVNQNMIQRYLSLPTLRTARQALWVFVLGVFLLLAICCYSGLLIYATYSDCDPLTTKLATRKDQLLPLLVMETLGDFPGLPGLFVAGVFSAALSSLSTGLNSMSAVVLEDFFKSFCKKPLTERQTAFIMRGVVVVFGALCVALVFVVEKLGTVLQLSMSLAAVSNGPLLGIFTMAVLIPWVEGRGAIIGGTTGLAIMSWIVAKAQAAIATGELSFITKPLTTSGCSYTFIAQSSLSMLAINATTEQTAAIPPIDVSFKIYHISYLYYTMLGAVITMMVAIATSFLLGPNKPSEVDPKLLAPFVRRLIGCTRKNQNVIETGKAPLSGDKFTFTENFEFSPVEGDVHSKNTSKLM